The genomic DNA GAGATTGTGTGGTGTCAAGAAGAGCCGATGAACATGGGAGGATACCAATACATAGCACCAAGGCTTTGCACCGCGATGAAAGCGCTGCAAAGAGGAAACTTCAACGACATAAAATATGTTGGTCGTCTTCCTTCAGCTGCTACAGCGACAGGATTTTACCAGCTTCATGTTAAGGAGCAGACTGATCTTGTGAAGAAAGCTCTTCAGCCTGAACCCATCACCCCCGTCGTCCCTTAGAAAAGACAGCTTGAGACTGTATAAAGAAagacaacaaaataaagatacaGGTGAGAATCTTTGGTTACCCAAAAGTGCCACTGGAAATAAACAGATGGTTGCTACAAGAGAATCGATCCCCTAATGCAACCATTTAGATATTGATCTCATTAAAGGAGTTTATTTATACTTGTTTCGTTTAAAACGCAGGagcttgtttttttcttcttctttagattattgttcttcacttcttctgtACTGTagagttttagaaaaataatctaCCTCTCTGTCTCGTGTCTGCTTAACTAACCTAATCCAAGGTTAAGATTCTACTGTACAATACACCGAAGTTGACCAACTTTATCTTATATCACAAAAGACTAGGGAGTATGTTTATACAATAAGATCCAAAAAATATGACGCCAGTTTAACAAGAAGGAATAGATAGTTAcctgaaaatatttatataaattttactgtaatttattaattataaaataataattttatttgatttattctatatatttcataatcttttacatataatttacttaatttcataCTCTGATTTCTGACTCGATACATAATACAATGTTCAAATCCctgaattatataaatttgctaaaatctagaaaataaaaaaaaacatgtattaaaAGTGTTTGTGTTTAGAAATTtcaatttaactttttgaatattttttagttgtatatactaggctagtatatactatatagagtaaaaatataacatttttgagtaaaatataacatttttgatcttataaattttaagaagaTGTCACTGAGTTGATGtgcaatatttaataaattagatataatagtttatatttttaaaatataaacaatgttgtatcttagttttaaaatttatatgttatataatcttagttttaaggatgcaaatatttaatcttagttttataaataaaattaagttatataattttctaaactgtttgttattgtttcctaaaatttctaaaacaataaatgaaatctgttaaataatttcgaaaatattgttttattattttataaactaatagtataagatttttttttcttttgttagtgaTTAGATTAATTATAGATGTACTAACTCTAGTATGGTGAGTATTGGCCACGACTGGTCTTATAGTGGAAGATTTCACATCAAAACCATTTCTTCTAAGTACATATTCTAAACCACAAATTATAGGATCAACTTAGCTGGAAATGATTTTTCTTGTTACTTAATCTCAGTTGCCGTGGATAATAAGCGTAACTAGAAAATTTATTGAATTATATTATGATTGCTAGATATATAACACATCCCTatcaaatctttaattaaattttgattttggatccACGGAAAATGCTTTATTAGGTACAATTTTAATACTACATGATTATAATTAAGTGgctatatatgtattaatgaATTAAACAAATATGAACCACATATATCAATTCAAATTAGTCACCGTGAGTAtgaattttgtcattttattaaattttataacctgttacatattttataacattttttaaagaaaattaagaatatattaaataatatgtaCAAAAATTACTCTGAAAAAATTCACCTAAATAAGAGTGTTACTAAGACTAAGACAAATGAATAATCATATAGATgtcattttataattatttttcttactatcaatttttttttataatttgctTTAGGCATCAATACGTATTGGGCCGtgcagttttaaaaaaatttacatgttaAATTGTTGACGaatatactttttattggtaaaacataaagtaataatgttcttataatatatattattttatattttggtacTATCAACTACtagtatatgtattatattgATCATACTCAATAggaatttgtgtatatatatattaaatacatgacttataatatttattatttaacttaCACATTTCCATGATTCCATCACCAAACGTTCAAAGTATTTTTTCTCTATGTCGACAACATAAAATACACACTTTTgtactacaaaaatatatcaaaagattaattaaattaataggATTGAGTTTGGGTTTAGtatcaaaagattaattaaattaataggATTGAGTTTGGGTTTAGtatcaaaagattaattaaattaataggATTGAGTTTGGTTTATTCTGTATACCGTTTTGGATTAATATGATCATTTGGTTCAATGTCGGTTTGATGGgattttttggttcggtttaatgTCCACCTTTTAGTGACAGTTACTGTGTAAAAGTATCAGTAAAGCTTGGGggcttgagagagagagagagagtcatgGCGAACCTTCTGATCATCACTTTCGTTTCCGTCATCactctgtcttcttctttcaagcTTCTACCTCGTTTCCCTCGCTACAATAACCAGAACCGAGCCAGAATCAAGCCGTTTCGGGGAGATCGAAACGAGTACCGGTACGAGACCAAGTTCTTCTCTCAGCAGCTTGACCACTTCAGCTTCGCCGATCTTCCCAAATTCCAGCAGCGCTACCTTATCAATTCCGATCACTGGCTTGGTGCTTCTTCGCTCGCGCCTATCTTCCTCTACTGCGGCAACGAAGGTGATATTGAATGGTTTGCTACAAATTCTGGATTCATTTGGGACATCGCTCCTAAGTTTGGTGCCTTGCTTGTTTTCCCAGAGGTTCGTTTTTGATTTACCCAAGGAAAGAAATTAGCAATTCGTTattgatttttagggttttttggtATAGCATAGGTATTATGGAGAGTCGATGCCTTATGGAAGCAGGGATGAAGCTTACAAGAACGCTACCACTTTATCATATCTCACAACTGAGCAAGCTCTCGCTGATTTTGCTGTTTTTGTGACTGATTTGAAACGCAACTTGTCTGCTGAAGCATGCCCAGTTGTGTTGTTTGGTGGTTCATATGGTGGAAGTAAGAATCGTATGCTTGTTGATGTGTTGGTGGAATGAGAATGATTTTGaataagattatttattttgtgtttgttgttacTGATGCAACAGTGTTAGCAGCATGGATGAGGCTTAAGTATCCACACATTGCAATAGGAGCTTTAGCTTCCTCAGCTCCAATTCTTCAGTTTGAAGATATTGTACCTCTTGAGACGTTTTATGACATTGCATCAAATGATTTCAAGGTAGTATATaatgtttttgctttgttagTTGATTGGCTTTTGTCATGTCTTTATAGTTTCATATCCTGAATCCTGattgtgttattggttgtgaACGTGTTGTAGCGTGAGAGTATTAGCTGCTTCAACACTATTAAGAACTCGTGGGATGTAATAATAGCTGAGGGTCAGAAGGAGAATGGCCTTCAGCAGTTGACAAAAACTTTTCACTTTTGTAGGTAAAGAAAGAAATCGGAGTTAGTGTGTGCTTGTAAAGCGTACTAAATAGTAATACTATAATGGTTTGTTGCTCTATCTTCAGGTTGTTGAACAGTACTGATGACCTTTCAGACTGGCTGGACTCTGCTTATAGTTATTTGGCAATGGTGGACTATCCATATCCTGCTGACTTCATGATGCCTTTGCCTGGACATCCCATTAGAGAGGTGTATATTCAGAAGTAACACTTTATGACTTTCCAATGATATTTTCCCAAAACCATATGATAGGAGAAAATCCTAGAATACATTCCTTAGCTCATTTGGATTGTCATCATTTGATTATCTTTCTATAGGTCTGC from Camelina sativa cultivar DH55 chromosome 2, Cs, whole genome shotgun sequence includes the following:
- the LOC104744215 gene encoding lysosomal Pro-X carboxypeptidase, whose amino-acid sequence is MANLLIITFVSVITLSSSFKLLPRFPRYNNQNRARIKPFRGDRNEYRYETKFFSQQLDHFSFADLPKFQQRYLINSDHWLGASSLAPIFLYCGNEGDIEWFATNSGFIWDIAPKFGALLVFPEHRYYGESMPYGSRDEAYKNATTLSYLTTEQALADFAVFVTDLKRNLSAEACPVVLFGGSYGGMLAAWMRLKYPHIAIGALASSAPILQFEDIVPLETFYDIASNDFKRESISCFNTIKNSWDVIIAEGQKENGLQQLTKTFHFCRLLNSTDDLSDWLDSAYSYLAMVDYPYPADFMMPLPGHPIREVCRKIDGANSDASILDRIYAGVSVYYNYTGNVDCFELDDDPHGLDGWNWQACTEMVMPMSSSQENSMFPADGFNYSSYKEECWKTFRVNPRPKWATTEFGGHDIETTLKSFGSNIIFSNGLLDPWSGGSVLKNLSDTIVALVTKEGAHHLDLRPSTPDDPKWLVDQREAEIRLIQGWIETYRLEKEAKVSLLKRSW